From Brassica oleracea var. oleracea cultivar TO1000 chromosome C3, BOL, whole genome shotgun sequence, a single genomic window includes:
- the LOC106329112 gene encoding cysteine-rich receptor-like protein kinase 11 has protein sequence MSLCPILCFVLICFGAASVSAQTCQNNGGFTPNGTYDANRRLILSSLPSNVTAQKGLFYNGSIGQEPNRVYVTGMCMPGSDPVDCSGCIKTASDGLLERCPNQTEAYSWPGDPTLCHVRYSNTSFLGSLGLSPRASITNGANVTSDLEEFRKIWEDLVVRMVDAASSNDSHYTANTAALTPFQDIYAMMQCTLDLSSDDCKTCLRRSASEYSQPCCNTKQGTRIVRPSCYFRMELYMFSKASFVNFTAASPPPVAVPHPPDGQANTTNNGEDSKRLSTGIIVAITVATVFGVLILLVLGYVLCRRRNSYQRTQFETDSDISTTHSSQYDFKTIEAATNNFSSSNKLGEGGFGEVYKGTLSTGTEVAVKRLSKMSGQGTREFRNEAVLVSKLQHRNLVRLLGFCLEGKEKILIYEFVPNKSLDYFLFDPEKQRLDWTQRYKIIGGIARGILYIHQDSQLTIIHRDLKASNILLDADMVPKISDFGLSTIFGIEQTQGNTNRIAGTYAYMSPEYAMQGQFSMKSDVYSFGVLVLEIISGKKNSNVYQMDETSTAGNLVNNAWRLWRNGSPLELLDPAIRRNNQSNEVTRCIHIALLCVQDNPEDRPMLSTIILMLTSNTITLPVPNLPSFFPRNRLELENVSEGFESSRSTGKSVGYSVSDSSITDLEPR, from the exons ATGAGTTTGTGTCCAATCCTCTGTTTTGTCCTCATATGCTTCGGTGCTGCTTCTGTTTCAGCACAAACATGTCAGAACAATGGAGGTTTCACGCCCAACGGCACCTACGACGCAAACCGCCGTCTCATCCTCTCTTCTCTTCCTTCCAACGTCACGGCTCAAAAGGGCCTCTTCTACAACGGCTCCATCGGACAAGAACCGAACCGCGTCTACGTAACAGGGATGTGCATGCCCGGATCAGATCCAGTTGACTGTTCTGGCTGTATCAAGACCGCCTCTGATGGTTTGTTAGAGAGATGTCCAAACCAAACAGAAGCGTATTCATGGCCAGGTGATCCGACGCTTTGCCATGTTCGCTACTCCAACACTTCTTTCTTAGGATCTTTAGGTCTAAGTCCGCGTGCTAGCATCACCAACGGTGCAAATGTAACCTCGGATCTAGAAGAGTTCAGGAAGATATGGGAAGACTTAGTTGTTCGTATGGTTGATGCAGCATCATCTAATGATAGCCATTACACAGCTAATACCGCAGCCTTGACACCTTTCCAAGATATATATGCGATGATGCAATGCACGCTGGATCTTTCCTCCGATGATTGTAAGACTTGCTTGCGACGGAGCGCAAGTGAGTACTCCCAGCCATGCTGCAATACGAAGCAAGGAACTCGTATTGTTCGACCAAGCTGCTATTTCCGCATGGAATTGTATATGTTCTCCAAGGCTTCATTTGTTAATTTTACGGCGGCTTCTCCTCCTCCTGTAGCTGTGCCACACCCTCCAGATGGCCAGGCCAATACGACCAACAATG GAGAAGATAGCAAAAGACTCTCAACTGGAATTATCGTGGCCATTACCGTTGCAACTGTATTTGGCGTCTTGATACTGCTTGTTCTTGGTTATGTTCTATGCCGGAGGAGAAACTCATACCAAAGAACTCAGTTTGAAA CTGATAGTGATATCTCAACTACACATTCATCGCAATACGACTTTAAGACCATTGAAGCTGCAACAAACAATTTTTCCAGTAGTAATAAGCTCGGTGAAGGTGGATTTGGTGAGGTTTACAAG GGTACACTATCAACTGGAACGGAAGTGGCTGTGAAGCGACTATCGAAAATGTCAGGACAAGGGACAAGAGAGTTCAGGAACGAGGCTGTTCTTGTGTCAAAACTTCAACATAGGAATCTAGTTAGGCTTCTTGGATTCTGTTTAGAAGGAAAAGAAAAGATTCTCATCTATGAGTTTGTCCCAAACAAAAGTCTTGACTATTTTCTATTTG ACCCTGAGAAGCAACGGCTAGACTGGACTCAACGATACAAGATCATTGGAGGGATTGCTAGAGGAATTCTTTATATTCATCAAGATTCACAGCTCACAATCATACATCGTGACCTCAAAGCGAGTAACATCCTCTTGGATGCTGATATGGTCCCAAAAATTTCAGATTTTGGACTGTCTACCATCTTTGGAATAGAGCAAACTCAAGGCAATACCAACAGAATTGCTGGAACCTA CGCTTACATGTCTCCTGAGTATGCAATGCAAGGTCAATTCTCCATGAAATCTGACGTTTACAGCTTTGGAGTCTTAGTTCTCGAGATTATAAGCGGAAAGAAAAACAGTAACGTCTACCAGATGGATGAAACTAGTACTGCTGGAAACTTGGTCAACAAT GCTTGGAGGCTTTGGAGAAACGGGTCACCACTGGAGCTATTGGATCCGGCTATTAGAAGGAATAATCAGAGTAACGAAGTCACTAGATGCATCCATATTGCGCTTTTATGTGTTCAAGACAATCCAGAAGACCGTCCAATGTTATCAACTATCATCTTGATGCTTACTAGCAACACAATTACTCTACCAGTGCCTAATCTACCGAGTTTTTTCCCGCGGAACAGGCTCGAACTTGAGAATGTATCTGAGGGATTCGAATCAAGTCGATCTACAGGAAAATCTGTTGGTTATTCTGTTAGTGACTCGTCCATTACTGATTTAGAGCCTCGTTGA